Proteins encoded by one window of Cuniculiplasma divulgatum:
- the hsp20 gene encoding archaeal heat shock protein Hsp20 — MVVRRRKDDDWDDDFFGDFFEDFGFDFDKVNDRMRRIMERMIKNSDEHMIGPYVYGFSYKVGPDGKPSFQEFGNIPNRPSLSDKVGETEVREPLTDINYDKDKVYLTFELPGISKENIDLKVSENEVTINVAEGSRKYFKNVALEEPVKPESAVAKFTSGILDLTLELVRKGNEKGKSVKIE, encoded by the coding sequence ATGGTAGTAAGAAGAAGAAAAGATGATGACTGGGATGACGACTTCTTCGGAGATTTCTTCGAAGACTTTGGATTTGACTTTGATAAGGTAAATGATAGGATGAGAAGAATAATGGAAAGGATGATTAAGAATTCTGATGAACACATGATTGGACCCTATGTATATGGATTCAGCTATAAGGTTGGTCCAGATGGAAAACCATCCTTCCAGGAGTTTGGAAACATTCCTAACAGACCTTCTCTGAGCGACAAAGTCGGTGAGACTGAGGTCAGAGAACCACTCACGGATATCAACTATGACAAGGACAAGGTTTACCTGACATTTGAGCTTCCTGGCATATCCAAAGAAAATATAGATCTTAAAGTATCCGAGAATGAGGTAACAATAAATGTTGCTGAAGGTTCAAGGAAGTACTTCAAGAATGTCGCCCTGGAAGAGCCAGTAAAACCTGAGAGCGCTGTGGCAAAATTCACCAGCGGAATACTGGATCTGACTCTGGAGCTTGTGAGAAAGGGAAACGAGAAAGGAAAATCAGTGAAGATAGAGTAA